The nucleotide sequence TGTGGATTCCGACTCTGGGTGTGACCTGCTTTCCTTtctggatgcctactccgggtaccacaagattttcatgtccaaagaagatgaagagaaggacCGCATTCACAACCCCATGCGGCATCACTACTGTAGGatactgctaacacgacactatgatcagagacccttcgatgaaactgtgtgtgatgcattaatcgcaaacaatGATGTAAATAgctgtcaaaaaagatgcaaaacatttgcgatggcgggtacatcaaacacggttcagattttacttgCATGTGCGATgatgggcatacggttgatccagacgaactgtttgcaattagacaaaacaacagaaatgggcaaccatatcaatgtgtgtgtgatatacggcatacagtttgctccgatgaactatttgctattagggaaagcaacagaaatggtcagccaaatcaaggtgtgagtgttatacggcatacggttcactcaaatgaactatttggattagggaagagaacatcaacggttcaactgaacaagatgtgtgtgatacatggcaaataggcctggaggttaatttgagaacaagtacacagaggttaatttgtgtgttcaaaaaacagtaattatcaaaaagtaacgagatagaccttcttcaagccaatcaacatgtgttcaaaaaacaaaaatgtcaaaaattacaaagcAAAGACTGCGATATTAACTAGATGGATGGGTCACTACAAAGGTTTATAATGAACCTTTGCAGTTACCCATCCAACTAGTTAATATCGActccacttcccatccggtcacccatctcatgactacttgaacctcagcacagttaacttgggagttctgttagatgagctatcggtagggaagctggtccttgctgttgtagatccctctttgcagcctttattgcgcaacacaatggaaatggttcaactaaacaagatgtgtgtgattcACGTTATTCTTCtctagacagagcaaatcacacggcttattagcaacaTTCGTCTGTGTTACTTTTGGtctaaacatccaattacataagtgactatatagatcattcgcacacacctcaataaacaattgcatgcattctgaagtaggagaaacgatcgtctagtcatctacttcttgtgacgctcctgccactgctatgtggctcgatccctcgtctgtgGCATGAAGAAgagacttcctcatgtcaacaatccacATGTACATATCCTAGCTTGTATACGCGTCCTTGGCTGCATACTTGatgtgttgttcatccagtctctcatgccaaacactgtgccaggctttcttgtccttcttgctctcatccttcatcttcatgtaatagtggttgatgatggccgaggcaaggtcaaccagggagttcagtttgttgtaGTCGctaccccagaccttgtagtggtcctggatgttgacaagattccggtatttcaagcccgaaaccttgagcgcttttagatcgttggtggtgtccaccatagcgaaactgtagtcggggctgttgataaacctggagaaatgcttgcaaggccttgtggccaggtggtagtggtagatgaggacatcatgttgcatgcacaactgggcgatggcaaccttctgatcgtgcccgacacgatggtgtactcgaggttgaagccgaccacttggtacttgtcctcggcaaggaactgctccatagtttggatggagctctccaccgacaccggatcattcatgtacaccaccgagagggccttcccctcacgtgggtgtccactatgtgatgcatggtgaactaccCGCTGTTttcatcgtcggccgctgggagcgccattggagccacaggGATCGTTGTTGGAACCACTGGATGTCCTTtatgtatgtgtcgtcgtgggtgtgcttattgtgtcgtgtgatgcgggagatgaaggtaaatggccacaggaataaatgggggccgggcggcctggattctcgacGCGTCCGCATGAcaatttttgcagcgggtaactgcattgtcgcgTCGCGCccagcgcaaccgcatgcacacgacgtgtgtgatcatgcgccggccccaaatactggcagcgcgcatggagggacgaTGGAAGAGCACCCAGAGTGACGCGAGAGCAAAGCACGCGTGGCCGGACACGAACAAAGCGCACCACGGctgcctcaaccgcaagcaaccacacgcatagagtagTTGAACATGCAGGAAATTGTCGCCTACAAGCCAGCCGACACTTGCGTCGCTGCagagagagcggccgtgtgctactacctccatcttggtctataatcccctttatattttgtgctatacttttccctcaaatttaaccaacaaaatgttaatgcatgttacaaaaattatataattggaaactatgttcaaatacgaatccaactatataatctttggcgacatgcattcgtattttatttgttaaaccctacttataaaccaggacgggggtatagtaggtaattaaattgcaaaggtttttttttattaaccgtatgtgtacatggccttttgtcctcctctcgcatgtcttgtcacacCGCTGCCGCAGTAGGCTTACAGCGCAAgtttgcgcagcgcgcgggggcgttcttttggccaaacggtggtgccaatgaatcatcggtgagcccattcccatgcagcctcgcaggttcccgcgcaagcttcccgcccgactcggtgaaatcccccaaaattccAATGCTTAAtgacctgctatataaaccctcaagGTTGGCGAGTCCTCCGTCGCATTTTCCcttccctccctgtagcttatctcgcctGCTTCTTCCACAATttccaatggcaccggtccatcgtggttgctcagccactccgccatcatcagacAACAGCTCTAgttgggaggctacaccgcagcgGCGGTGCAGCCCCTgatgtagtgtagtgcgtgtggcgtccctgttgggtgtgcgcggaacacccaccacatgctccgtcGCTGCTGCCCGTATGTAGCTGTTGCCGGCCaccattgccgccacaccaccgtcgaaagctagGGACATCGCCCGCTCCGCTGCCGCGGCCCGaagggaggtggccgtcgtggccgccaccctactgccggccaccgcgccccaaaggcgggaggtggtgctcgtggccgccagcccaccgtcgatcgccgggatcatcacccgctccgccaccaccgcccgaaggagggaggcggaggtggaggcccgcacatgcggcagcgaccttgcgcgctacatcgagttcctgcgggaggatgCGGAGCGCCTCATCGAGAACACAAAGAGCCTTACTGCTGCCGTGGCCGGGGCACACGCCgatgcagaggcgaggaatcaggagatctacgaggagaaccagcGCTTTgggaggggtcgtctggagcgacaAAGGGCATtcaaggtgagcgtcgctgaaggagcagtagcggcaggcaccgtattgcagttgtctagCTCGTCGATAGACTCCtactcctctgcctcttactgagcgtgctcggcagaggagaggctgccggaagtagtacaaagccctccgtagtagtagtagtatttaggggctattttgttcagttcatctgactatagatgtggtggaactgtacaatgtacttaaaattagctagtatataaagtagaactagctattttagtacgtggttggcaacaattggggaaaagtttagtcggttcagctgtcgagttgaactgtttgtataaggaacgactgcttaatctatgaatgaaacaTATGCTTAATTATCGaaatttagttgcaaaaattagatagttctagtgatttttagctgcatattttgacaaaaccgcagtgttacaaggttgacaaatggcaatattacTAGATCagcaaatgtcaatctttccagtttgacaaatggcaacatacccaatatgacagatgcaaatcttaccaaattgtttgtaagtagttgcacacgggtcatccaaaacaaccgtttgcattgaagagatgcacaaatcccgctctcactttgcatacgggtgttctatctaaaacgtttgtgatcaagagctgcacaaatcctgctcggccaattttcccttggcttcctggggaagctgtcggtttgcatacgggtgtcctaactaaaacatttgcgatgagtgtgttatatttaaaaaccaatgacgttttttcaaaataaaattgtttgataagtctgtacattgaGAGGGAAAAACACAAGTTTGCTCAAACCGTatatttcattcagtcacactgcgaatttatattcatatgatcgagatacagtattaaacccaagaaaaaaactatttccagcagcgacggaggcggcgtgccgcgccgtacttgtcgttgtcgtcctccgggacgccattgttgaagtcttcaaggcagcacataatgttcttcacttgtaaatcaaacatcatggagtcgcgcgatcgacgggcaggGCGCAGGAGGACGGCATCTAGCGGCGCTGACAGGTAGCGGTCGACAGCAGCGtcccatgctgctgaggggggcaTGCGCAAGGGCACGTGcatggcgggtgcagccaaacgcacgggcaCCGGCGCCGGCGGTGGGTGGAgaggtgcgcacgggcacgggcatgggcacgggcgctagcactggcatgtacatgagctcgcgcAGGTCTGCAGAGACCTCGCTGATGACCGCGGCTTCTagctctgtgatagtgctcggAGACCAAcccatcaatgctacggggatggttgcTGGCGCGggtgcggggatgggagctgggacgggagcggcgGCAGCAACTGCCgcagccagctcgttctgggccatgtccatgaggccccattcctccttgttttctatctcctccggctcggagtcgacttcaccaaacttgaagactagtggcagatgatccttctgcgccatgccgttggtggaggtctgcaggggggaggggaatgggagatGAATAGTAAGGTcgcccgtattaagcagcggctcgggtgccattaatggagaggaaggcaggtggccatggaagtcaaagggatcTCTTCCCAGTGAGTCTGCGCAgtgtacagctcgcatgcttccccgGTGAGCGTGCGCATTAGGGGACAgtttgcatgcctctcggtcagcctgtgcaccggactgcactcgcacgcctcatgttcagtcaagcagctgtccacagggcacctcctatagccattaaaaccaagacatgtggcgtcacgtgaatggtatcataacgcacatgatttgaattatacaaacgtttgcgatgttagagtggcagctatttgtttcaaaatgcctatgttggctattattcgagtgcttcttctatcaaaatggacacgaaaaataccacagcatgtcgggtgccattccatgatagcatgccaagtttcattaatttcagacgagttttggatttgctataatttaaaaacaaagtatctcaacattttgccgacaatcaacattgccctggtgtttgaaattcattcccatttcttgcatgggacctaagaacgcacccaaggacaaagatttgatttttcaaccaacttatatgcactggagtatgtgcatgtagttcaaatttgaattatgcacataaaatgccgaaaaacctagttaatgtataaaaatgtccaaacgaaccccgaaagattccaaaatttaacacaccactcatgttgttctctgttgacactagaaattttctgaaagcaataagatgcagcggatatcatttcgtcgccaaaggtgggacattccctaccgaaaccattaagcttgttgtgagaagctctggtttgtgagaagcttatacccaaacctgccccaaatgggacaaaaaattaccacgacatgttgatgccgctccatgatagcatgccaagtttcatgaatttcagacaagttttggatttactagaattgaaaaaccaggaatctcaatgtttgcggcggagtgacggtggcagggtgtttgacattcattcccatttcttgcatgggacctaaccatgcaaccaaggacacagatttgaattctcaaccaatttatatgcattagagcatgtgcatgtagttcttatttgaattatgcaaataaatgtatcaaaaactcaattaatgcataaaaatgtccaaacgaaccccgaaaaatcccaataattgacacaacactcccgttgttctctattgacactagaaattttttgaaagcaataagaggcagcggatttcatttcgtccccgaaggtgggatgttccctaccgaaaccatcatgcttgttgtgagaagatctagtttgtgagaagcttatacccaaacctgcccccaatgggatagaaaaattaccacggcatgttgatgctgctccatgatagcttgcgaagtttcatgaatttcggacgagttttggatttactagaatttaaaaacaaggaatctcaatgtttgtggccgagtgacggtggcagggtgtttgacattcattcccatttcttgcatgggacctaagcatgcaacccaggacacatatttgaattttcaaccaatttatatgcattagagcatgtgcatgtagttcaaatttgaattatgcacatgaatgcattgaaaactcaattaatgcataaaaatgtccaaacgaagcccaaaatatcccaaaaattgacacaacactcatgttgttttgacacgagaaattttttgaaagcaataagagggaatggatatcgtttactccccaaaggtgggacgttccctaccaaaactatCAGGTttgttgtgggaagctctggtttgtgagaagcgtatccccaaacctgcctcaaatgggacaaaaaaattaccatggcatgttgatgccactccatgatagcatgcgaagtttcatgaatttcaaaggaGTTTTGAATTtggtagaatttaaaaaccatgtatctcaatgtttgcggccgagtgatggtggcggggtgtttgacattcattcccatttcttgcatgggacctaagcatgcgaccaaggacacatatttgaattttcacctaatttatatgcattagagcatgtgcctgtagttcaaattgtaattatgcacatgaatgcatagaaaactcagttaatgtataaaaatgtccaagtgaaccctgaaaaatcctaaaaattgacacaacactcgtgttgttctatgttgacacgagaaacattttgaaagtaagaagaggcaacatatatcgtttcgtcccccaaggtggcacgtaccctaccgaaaccatcaggcttattgtgagagaagctctggtttgcaagaagcttataccaacacctgccccaaatgggacaatatttttaccatgatatgtcgctgccgttccatgatatcacatcaagtttcatgaatttcagccaagtttttgatttactagaattttaaaagcGCGTATcccaatgttagcggccgagcgacaatgtcaatgtgtttgacattcattctcatttcttgcatgtgacctaagcttgcaaccaaggataAACATTTGATCTCGCAACCCGTTTtaatggactggagcatgtgctttaattttgaattgtgcacctgaaatggctacaaaaccaatttaatgtataaaatttccaaacaaaccttgaataattccaattttttatgacacacatatagttgcatgttcactacagataaaaagtctagcaattcaaacaccgtccattgctgttgtgaccccattatgtaattcaaataaagatgaaaaatcaaatagatcccacacagtttattatcaccaaccgtgtgagatgcagtacaaaatatctaggagcaccgtcggtgtatagtacgcctatggcttacgtgagaaggtgcgttGGCTATAGTCCACAACCGGCATGtgaagcacactagctcgctctccaaatatcatttcactgttcaatcgtagccggtgaaagatggggactgggacccgcgtcgtgagggcaactttagTGGACCACTCCAGCGAGAGCGCAGGCGCATGCTAATAAGCTTTGTGAGGGTCACCGCAATCTGCAACCgggtggccaaggcagcccaaacggccgctgttgcttctcaggcggcgtcAGCAACatttgcctcggggatagcaactggcgagagcggcactgCAACTATCCTTTCTGcagtggcggccttagccctgattgAGGCTACCCACAACCATGTAGAGACCGCCcgcgcccagctcatggcggtcaccgcacaaatcaaaaGAAGCTTCGCCGACAACGGTCGGCAATCCACGGtggaagagttggcaatcgccgagagtgttCGAGCAGTCGTCccttcctgcgcggcataccttgccacaacGAAACCTGCCAAAGCCCAGattgcggccgcccacgcccagctcgtggtggcATTTTCCAAAGAGATGccagacgcggatggcgagatgcttgccaagtatggtgcAATGAAtaccatggagccccttccccaggagaccgtcgggcgcgagttggacatggaggaggcggcagaGATCAATGAGCACCAGCCGTACTAGTtctctttgttttgttttattaagagagctggtctttaatttgttagagtaatgtttaggccagctagctctgtttaattgctgaacttgcatGATTAAAAAGtatgggtgtgctgtagtctcctttttgtacccaaattatgcaatgacatggatgaccactgtaaccagggaaattggaaccaaaaatttgacgttcaaactcatcacacacgggttaagctactgaattatttgtgatgttcacatatcgtacacagttctgaataagggaccgtgtttgatgacactttgcgcgcagGTTTTTTCGCTGaatcgattcaaaattttcggcttccgcggaaatatctacctccccaccttctcccccttaccaaaagccacatttcccctgtttccgccttcctttccaagttgaaaccttcactccttgcttgaagTGCCGCCCtccctcgccggtgaccctccttcatgctgctcggactcatctatccaggcaggtaatccacaccagacccccatcctcctcctccttccacatcccacataccccgaccaccggcgcgacaccttccacctaaatcaccgacccctccaccaaataagcgccgccctaagccatggtgcatgcagtattgctaggagctcaaggagcatttggcagcggagaagtaaATCGCGGCCACACGTGCGGACGAGGTCGCGATGGCTAcaattcgtgccgacccccagatcttggaggagcaccttgccatttgctagctacgtcggttaagcaagctcggtttacccgttgcgtgtgctactcctgcctttccttaacaaattttagtgaattgtgttatctaattttaccatgcaatctattgcttctatgtatatgttctatatgtcgtgcagtgtggtgctcacttattaactgtttggttaattagttgtcgtctttagttaactgtttggttcaattctgcaaatgtgatgttcaattcttcaggctgcaattttgtactGTCCTCCATGtggaaataaatcaaatttatctttacaaaatacatgagagacgaatacaattgctacgttgtcaagcatgcttggtttagttatacattgtgcaatgtggtgctcagttaacatttggttcatttgtgttggggtgtttatttaactgtttggttcaattctgcaatgtgatgttcaatagttgtgggtgcattctgttattgtataccatgtgagaagtaaatcgaatttggctatactaaatacatgagaaacaaatacaattgctatatttccaagttgttaagcatgcttggtttggttaagtgtctgatcttctattaggagtactagttgaccagttgcgccaaatggcgcagagacccgctgaaaccatgttgtcgatgaaaatagtttcattttgcaaggACCAACGTTAAATGGCGCATAGACCCATTGAATCCATGTTCACATTGAAAAAAAaaattatgttttgatttagttgtGGGCAAACACATACGATAACAAGTTTAACCcctttaataaaataaaataaaaatgtaggCTTGTTGTCACAATGAGATATACCACATTTTAATTTGGTGGTATAAAATCGCACTTAAGACCATGTCGCATTGAAAAAATGTGTATTTTCAAGTAATCTCTTGTACTTCCGTTACTTTGAAACTGACCTAAGGCTCAACTCACACATCATTAGTTAAGCTCATCGAGACTGAATTCCATGATTGACCATTAATACATCAGCTCCATAGTTCTGCTTCTGTTCCTTCAAGATGGACTCTTTACATGTTGTACACATTGTTGGCGCTTTCCAAAGAAGCTAGCATGTGAAAAGTAGCAGCACCAGTACAGTAGAAAAGGCCATCTAGTTACTGAACTGGCCGTGCATGTACACAAGACAGAAACGCTGAATCTTCAACGCCATAGACGGCCCAAACGTTTCCTCTTCTTCTGCTTCTAATGTGCCCTGGTTGGTCACTCTATCAAGATAGATATTGCACCCGAGAACTACTGCCACAACCTCATCCATCCATGAGATCTATCGAGCATTTTCTCCAACAAATTAAGCAAAGTTTACCCAGAATCAACCCGTATCTCTCTCCCCTCTCCCGCAACTCACACAACAATAAGTATAACAATCAGTATATATGGACACAGCTGCATGAGGGCACATCAAGAAACAACAGAAAAACACATCAATCAGGATGCTTGTTCAATATACACACCTTCGCAAACATTATCTTCTCCTTTACATATTTGATTTCTagcacataataagcatcatcatCCATATTTCAAAGTCGTGGTTGTTAATTTTGCATCATGTGTGATAATCTGGATTCAAAAAAAGCCCTGAATCCTTTCATGATAATCTTAGTGTTATCATAATCTTCCCTGCCAAAGAATAATTGTTGAAAACAAGAAATATAAGAGGTTTTATATGCTAATGATAATATGCTACAGAAACACAAAAAACGAAAAAATAACCAGAGATGAGATGAACCAAAAAAATTGAGCTTATAGTACAAATATCAACTACAAACGCCTTGTCCCAGCTTATAAGGAAATTATTTCATCAAGCGTATAGCACAAAAACCAAATACTCTGTAGAAGCATATAGATAGAAATGCTCAATGGCAATGGGCATATCTGCAGCGTTGCCACAACCTGGAACATAGATGGGGAGAGTCTTTAAGGCAAAGCAAATATTTGACTAATCAACACAAAAACTCTGCACATTCCACTTTTCTGGAGTAAACATGGTGATGTCACACGACCGCGAGGCAACAAATTGAAAATTTAACATCTCTATGTGATTTGAGACAGTTCAAACAGAACATACATATGTTATACATAGGTAGCCATATGAAGCTGTAAACTAAGACAAAGGCCACCCTAGGCAGAACTTCAAATAGTGACAAAGGAACATCTCGTAATAAGGAGCATTCTATGACTATTCCAAAACAGAAGGCACCTCAGGACGCGTGTAGTCAAATTAGTCTAGCTTAAAAACTAAATAGTAAATAAGGTACCATTTGTTTTTCCATGAAAAATAGGCATGCCATATTAGATTTTTGAAATCCTTCACTTGAAAACGCCATATTCAACTGCCCATATTATTGATGTAAAAACAGTCAGCTGCAGTCAGTCAAGTGTTTTTAAGAGAATATGCAAACAGCAAGAAACCAAAGCAGACCCCCACTTCTTAAAAAGAGCTCCAATAAACTTAAATTGCCATCCTATTAATTAATCTATACATATGAGAAACTTATTCACGGGTTTGTCCTCCAAAAAACAGCTTTAACTCTCACAAAAAATAGTTTGACCAGTTCTAAAAAAATACATTCGTATGCACGGGTTTAACTCTCAAAAAACAGCTTTACCTCTCATAAAACAGGTTTAACTCTCACAAAACTTATGCACGGGTTtatcctcaagaaatttccattaTCACCCATCCAACATATGACTCAAGACCATAGATCACAAAACCATATGTTCACGGCATGTCCCCAACTTTCATATGAGGCCTTTGTAAATAGAAACTATATGGAAAAATAAACAACATTCATCTAATTGGATCTTAAGTAAACACGGCTACATGTTTGCATATAATCTAACTGAATTTTAAGGAGGACGACAAAATGCATGTGTGTGGCCACGACACCCATGTTTCCATGGTGTTCAGTGCTACCAAGAAGAAAACTAACAAAACTGGAAAGTAGCCGAACATGGGGCCGTGAGGGAGGTTGAGCATGAAATCTTCGTCGCTGCACACCAGAGAGCAGTGGGGTAAAGACAATGCTTATGTTTATAGAAAATGTGCACTCATTTAAATGCATGTATAGCCCTTTTTAGGGGAATAAAGGTACTTTTCAAATTGACATAGGAAAGCAGTAAAAATGGAGCAAGCTCATAAATACATTTATGGGCAGAAACATATATACATAGATAGAACACATAAAGATAAGGAATGCATCCATCAAGTACATGGAAAactcccctcaaaaaaaaagtacATGGAAACCCAGATCACTGCCAAACATGAAGAAACATTAATAAACAGGTAGAGAAGTGATGTACAAAGCTTCAACTTTGTCCCATGGAGTATCCAGCTACATAGGAACGGTATTGGAATTCAGAAATTGTATGAGATGTACCATACAACCAGTGAAATGTTAGGTCACTTACATTGCTTGGATTTGTCATTCAGTAGAGATTTTTCCGCACAATATACTTATCAGCTAAGAATCTTGGAAAATGGAGATCCAGTCCCATAACCTAGCAAATCATCAAACAAAATCAGGAAGGAAAATATAGGAGAAATCAAAAGATAAGTATATTGACCAAACCTAGGAATTGTGTGACTGGAGAGGACGAAAATACTACAGACATCACCAACGCCAACCCTGGCTACTGCAGTCGGCGGCGCAACGTCTCTTGCCAACCAAACCAACATGTGAAACAACAATGAAATTAGATGGAAAGGGGAGCTGAATTAGGCAGGAGGAACTCACTGGGGAGGTGCATCAAGAAGGGACGAGGGTGAGATCCTGGTCCTTCTTCGATGCGTCTTGGCGGGGCGATAATGACGGCGCCGTTCGGCACTCTCCCACCCACATCCGCCGCCCCGCTGCTTCTCCCCGCCTGCGCCAGGCTCGCCTTGAGCCGGCCGCCACCAAGGAGCCTAAGCGATGGGATGTGGTTCTGGGAGGAGGAGAAACACGAAGGGGAGTTGGGCACGATGATCCGAGGGATGCGCGCCGCGGGAGGGGGTggcgaggaggaaggagaggcgcgGCGGCTCTGGCGGCTGTTGTGATTGAGGAAGGGTTTGCCACCAACACATGGGCGACGCCTCGCACGAGGGACCCAACACGCGGCGCTCGCACGTTCAGTTGTCAGCAATGCGTTGGCCACACGAACCCAACAGCTATCGAACATAGCGCAACTGACCACTGGCTCTGCCCCTCAACACGGGCCCAGCATCAGTGGCCTTGTAAAACTAAACAAAGGCACCGGACGACCTGGAGAAACGACGCGTGAGTGG is from Triticum aestivum cultivar Chinese Spring chromosome 1B, IWGSC CS RefSeq v2.1, whole genome shotgun sequence and encodes:
- the LOC123116712 gene encoding uncharacterized protein translates to MFDSCWVRVANALLTTERASAACWVPRARRRPCVGGKPFLNHNSRQSRRASPSSSPPPPAARIPRIIVPNSPSCFSSSQNHIPSLRLLGGGRLKASLAQAGRSSGAADVGGRVPNGAVIIAPPRRIEEGPGSHPRPFLMHLPNVAPPTAVARVGVGDVCSIFVLSSHTIPRLWDWISIFQDS